The region TTCAGCCACACGCGTCACCTGCTCCCTCAAGGGGCCGCTGATAATGACAATAACCGGAGTCTCATTTGCAGTTCCGAAAATACCGATAGGATTGATGCTTGTCTTGAGTCCGGGTATATCTTTAAGACCGACCCGGATTTTCTGCATAATCTCATCGGTTGAACTCGACCGCTCCTCCTTGGAGGAAAGCCTGACATTGAGTTCCGAAATATTGTCGGCGCTCTGGTTGAAAAAGCCTTCAGTCGATGCTCCGACCGTCACCAGAAGCTTCTGCACCTCCGGCATCAGAGAGAGACGGCGTTCAACCATACGGGTCAGGCGATTGGTATCCTCAAGCCTTGTGCCCGGTTCAAGCTCCAGTTTCACTGAAAACTCTCCACGATCGGAGACCGACATGAACTCCCCGCCGATGAGGCCCAGTGCCAGAAGACTGAACGAAGCAAAAAGCAGTGCTACAGAGGAGAGCATAACTTTCAATGGATGTTTCAGACTCCATTGAAGCGTCTTCAGATAGGTTTCGCGCATACGTTGAAAATTCCGTTCAAAACCGATGGCAAACCGCTCGAGCAGATTTTTGCCGGAATATTTTTCAACTTTTGAGAATCTGGAGGCCAGAAGCGGAGTAAGGGTAAAGGAGACCAGCAGACTGACCAGTGTCGATATCACCATGACTATCGAGAACTCACGCAGGATATTGCCGACAATCCCGCTGACCAGAGAGAGCGGAAGAAAAACCACCACATCAACCAGGGTTATGGAGAGCGCTGTAAAGCCGATCTCGTTTCGTCCGGCAAGAGCAGCCTCACGAGGCTCTTCACCCCGTTCAAGATGGCGGTAGATATTTTCAAGCACCACAATCGAGTCATCAACCAGCACCCCGACCACCAACGAAAGAGAGAGCAGGGTCATAAGGTTCAGGGAGAAGTCGAACAGATACATGCCGATAAAGGTGGTGACAAGCGATGTCGGAATCGAGACCAGCACGATGAGCGAATTTCTGAGACTATGCAGAAAGAGCAGCATCACGAGTGCGACAAGCAGTACGGCAAGAAAGAGGTCATGCTGCACCGCAGTCACCGCCTCAAGCGTGAACGTTGACGCATCCTGGGCAATATCAAACGAGAGGTTCCTGGACTTGTAAAGCGTTTCAAGGCGAGAGAGTGCAACTCTGGTAAGACGGCTTACGTCAACCGTGTTGGCATCACTCTGCTTCATGATAACGATACCGACCGCACTGCGGCCGTTCACCCTTGTCAGTGAGGTGATCTCCTTGAACCCGTCCTCGACTTCCGCCACATCACGCAGGTAAACCGTTCCGGCTGTGGCCGAGGAGCGCAGGGCAAGCGCCTGAAGCTCTTCAATACTGGTAAACTTGCCGGCCAGCCTGACAACAAACTGCTTGTCACGGTCATCAATTTTTCCGGTCGGAAAATCAAGATTGGCCTTTCCGACCTCTTTGAGAATATCGGGTACCGTCAGACTGTAACTCTGTAGCTTTTCAAGATCGATATTTACCCTGATCTCCCGCTCACTTCCCCCCAGAAGGTAGACCTGGCCGACACCGTCAACACTTGAAAGCAGAGGCTTGACGTTATCCTTGAGCAGTTGATAAAACTCCGTATCCGGCAGGGATGAGGTTGCCCCGATACGCAGTACCGGCACCTCATCAAGCGCAAAGCGGGTAATGACCGGAGCCTTTGCCTCTCCGGGAAAGCGGTCGCGAACCTCATTGATCTTGCGCTGTGCATCCTGCAGCGACTTCTCGATATCCGCGGAGTTGGAGAACTCTATAGCAACAATCGAGAGACCGTCAGACGAAGTCGATGTAATAGATGAGATTTTTTCAATTGCCGAAACCGCCTCTTCAACCGGTTTCGTCAGCGATGTCTCAACCTCGCCGGGGGAGGCCCCGGGATAGCGGATTGAAACCGTAACAACCGGTGGAGTCATTTTCGGCAGCAGCTCATACTGAAGCTGACGGTAACTGAAAATACCGAGAATACCGAGCACACTGAAGAGCACGACAATGAGTGTCGGCCGTTTTATGGAAAGTTCAGTCAGTGTCATTTGCGAGGAGTGGTCTGCTTCCCGGTGACGACCGCTACATCGAATCCGTCGCGCAGCTCATCCTGACCGCTGATCACCACGCTGTCACCCTCC is a window of Candidatus Chlorobium masyuteum DNA encoding:
- a CDS encoding efflux RND transporter permease subunit; its protein translation is MTLTELSIKRPTLIVVLFSVLGILGIFSYRQLQYELLPKMTPPVVTVSIRYPGASPGEVETSLTKPVEEAVSAIEKISSITSTSSDGLSIVAIEFSNSADIEKSLQDAQRKINEVRDRFPGEAKAPVITRFALDEVPVLRIGATSSLPDTEFYQLLKDNVKPLLSSVDGVGQVYLLGGSEREIRVNIDLEKLQSYSLTVPDILKEVGKANLDFPTGKIDDRDKQFVVRLAGKFTSIEELQALALRSSATAGTVYLRDVAEVEDGFKEITSLTRVNGRSAVGIVIMKQSDANTVDVSRLTRVALSRLETLYKSRNLSFDIAQDASTFTLEAVTAVQHDLFLAVLLVALVMLLFLHSLRNSLIVLVSIPTSLVTTFIGMYLFDFSLNLMTLLSLSLVVGVLVDDSIVVLENIYRHLERGEEPREAALAGRNEIGFTALSITLVDVVVFLPLSLVSGIVGNILREFSIVMVISTLVSLLVSFTLTPLLASRFSKVEKYSGKNLLERFAIGFERNFQRMRETYLKTLQWSLKHPLKVMLSSVALLFASFSLLALGLIGGEFMSVSDRGEFSVKLELEPGTRLEDTNRLTRMVERRLSLMPEVQKLLVTVGASTEGFFNQSADNISELNVRLSSKEERSSSTDEIMQKIRVGLKDIPGLKTSINPIGIFGTANETPVIVIISGPLREQVTRVAEALRDSVKTIPGTADVKLTSSLGSPEMRVVVDREKMASFGLSIADVGAALRTAYAGDEAGKYREGESEYDIRVILDKYYRQDTGTLSEITFRTPQGEMVRLGQFVTFEQDRGYTILQRKDRNNAVWVKAQVIGRPVGSVGQDIERVLGNMKKRGIMPSTVSHAYESDLKRQGESFTTMLLSFMVAIIFVYLIMVALYDSYAWPMVVMFSIPLAIIGALFALAITGKSLSIFTILGIIMLVGLVGKNAILLVDFINKFRLEGMEMHEAIIESAKERLRPILMTTLTLIFGLLPIALSGSSGSEWKSGLAVALVGGLASSMFLTLLVIPVVYVWFDRLLQKISALRHKPSVK